The following proteins are co-located in the Aurantiacibacter atlanticus genome:
- a CDS encoding type II secretion system F family protein produces the protein MLENILASNVLQAAILLALFVLVVVSVFITLLLVDRRSSVRNELRTMQDSMADKTPGLSAYRDEKQSAWASIADAVERTGLHLGDSRDGRLRQKLISAGFSSPAAPRIYTLARLALIFILPAIYLLIALTRPEPPSFFAIYLIGSFLGLLGLMLPSLFITAKADRRREAVVNGFPDALDLMLVCMEAGLAIEAALDRVTREIARSHRLVATLLGTAVLQLRAGATREEAFRRMADAAGVDEIRSFTTLLIQSDKLGTSVSATLRVYAEEMREKRRMRAEEKAYRLPVLISIPLVVFMLPTMIGVIMLPAGVRMVRDIFPMMTGG, from the coding sequence ATGCTTGAGAACATCCTCGCCAGCAATGTCCTTCAAGCTGCCATTCTGCTGGCGCTTTTCGTCCTTGTGGTCGTGAGTGTTTTCATAACGCTCCTGCTTGTCGATCGCCGATCTTCGGTGCGCAATGAATTGCGGACGATGCAGGACAGTATGGCGGACAAAACGCCCGGACTGTCGGCATATAGGGACGAAAAGCAATCCGCATGGGCTTCAATTGCGGATGCGGTGGAACGCACTGGGCTACATCTTGGCGATTCCAGGGATGGCCGTCTGCGGCAAAAACTGATTTCAGCCGGTTTCTCGTCCCCAGCAGCGCCGCGGATCTACACATTGGCGCGACTTGCGCTGATATTCATCCTGCCCGCAATCTATCTTCTCATCGCATTGACCCGGCCCGAGCCTCCATCGTTCTTCGCAATATATCTTATCGGTTCCTTTCTCGGCCTTCTGGGCCTGATGCTTCCATCGCTCTTCATCACTGCCAAGGCCGACCGCCGGCGCGAGGCTGTGGTCAATGGTTTTCCCGATGCACTCGATCTGATGCTGGTGTGCATGGAAGCGGGCCTAGCTATCGAGGCCGCCCTTGACCGTGTGACGCGCGAGATTGCCCGATCGCACCGCCTGGTCGCCACCCTGCTCGGCACCGCAGTCCTGCAATTGCGCGCTGGCGCCACACGTGAAGAGGCTTTCAGACGCATGGCAGATGCTGCCGGCGTAGATGAAATTCGCAGCTTCACGACCTTGCTTATCCAGTCAGACAAGCTCGGCACATCGGTATCGGCAACCTTGCGCGTCTATGCCGAAGAGATGCGCGAAAAGCGCCGCATGCGCGCGGAAGAAAAAGCCTACCGACTGCCCGTGCTGATTTCCATCCCGCTGGTTGTGTTCATGTTGCCCACGATGATCGGCGTGATCATGCTGCCCGCCGGTGTGCGTATGGTCAGAGACATTTTCCCGATGATGACAGGAGGGTAA
- a CDS encoding M23 family metallopeptidase: MPLRRGPPTRPTQTTFISPKLQGKLFRQGGLRQGRAGRGEGELIGRSGSTGQSTGPHVHYEVLMDGRSINPLS; this comes from the coding sequence ATGCCACTGCGCCGCGGGCCACCGACGCGACCGACCCAGACGACATTCATTTCTCCGAAACTACAGGGAAAGTTGTTCCGGCAGGGCGGCCTGCGTCAGGGAAGGGCAGGTCGTGGGGAAGGAGAGCTTATCGGCAGGTCCGGTTCCACTGGACAGTCCACCGGCCCACATGTGCATTATGAAGTGCTAATGGACGGCCGCTCGATCAATCCACTGTCTTGA
- a CDS encoding tetratricopeptide repeat protein: MGLFKGVAVCAAFLVTAGCQGFPFDMGIMDRADSVRPDMTSYFAQRIQDGRRHLHAQRPGAAITAFRQASYHPDFAGDAYNGMAIAYDRLGRYDLAERFFMQAVEVSPADERYARNAARFENTMLARREVNEAVRLAQGETEDTQTSKVNSQLEDIASALDADIGPTPQDRMTRSSIREVHIASREDWTKRAMADQAPRPAVMHIEGRQAADTRLAATAPQYPVTMKLASIPFAQADASSQSRFANANGNANIRVTGQLILREQRTYPISVSLAPAS, from the coding sequence ATGGGGCTGTTTAAAGGCGTGGCCGTCTGCGCCGCTTTTTTGGTGACCGCCGGCTGTCAGGGCTTCCCTTTCGACATGGGAATTATGGACCGCGCCGATTCGGTGCGGCCTGACATGACAAGTTATTTTGCCCAGCGCATCCAGGATGGCCGCCGCCACCTCCATGCACAACGTCCGGGTGCTGCCATCACCGCCTTTCGGCAGGCGTCCTATCATCCGGATTTCGCGGGCGATGCTTATAACGGCATGGCAATCGCATATGATCGTCTGGGTCGCTATGATCTGGCGGAGCGCTTCTTCATGCAGGCGGTCGAGGTGTCCCCGGCGGACGAGCGGTACGCCAGAAATGCTGCTCGCTTCGAAAACACCATGTTGGCTCGCCGTGAAGTGAACGAAGCTGTGCGGCTTGCGCAAGGCGAAACTGAGGATACACAGACATCAAAGGTAAACTCGCAGTTGGAAGACATTGCCAGTGCGCTGGACGCCGATATTGGACCGACACCCCAAGATCGCATGACCCGTTCATCAATACGCGAGGTCCACATCGCAAGCAGGGAAGACTGGACCAAACGCGCAATGGCCGATCAGGCTCCGCGCCCGGCAGTGATGCATATTGAAGGCCGACAGGCGGCAGACACCAGACTTGCAGCCACCGCTCCACAATATCCGGTGACCATGAAGCTTGCTTCCATTCCATTCGCGCAAGCAGATGCCTCGTCGCAATCCCGCTTTGCCAACGCCAATGGAAACGCCAACATCAGAGTCACCGGCCAATTGATATTGCGCGAGCAGAGAACATATCCGATCAGTGTGTCGCTGGCGCCTGCGAGCTAG
- a CDS encoding A24 family peptidase encodes MTNFAFGVLAALALVGALLDILRRTIPNWLNLLILIGGAIVLAADPGWSRIWAHLAHFIIALLVGMILYRFRVWGGGDAKFYAAIALWFPVGQCAILASAIALAGALLVAIFGAMALVSARPNWSRSLPYGVAIAAAALLIGYLNWQGVDWREIMQFAAAGVGEAF; translated from the coding sequence ATGACAAACTTCGCATTTGGAGTGCTCGCCGCCCTGGCGCTGGTCGGCGCATTGCTCGACATATTGCGGCGCACGATACCAAATTGGCTCAACCTGCTGATCCTAATTGGCGGCGCAATTGTTCTGGCAGCGGATCCGGGCTGGAGCCGTATTTGGGCTCACCTCGCCCATTTCATCATTGCCTTGCTCGTCGGCATGATCCTTTACCGGTTCCGCGTCTGGGGCGGGGGCGATGCGAAGTTCTATGCCGCCATCGCCTTGTGGTTCCCCGTGGGGCAATGCGCAATACTTGCCTCGGCGATCGCGCTGGCAGGCGCTCTGCTCGTTGCAATATTTGGCGCGATGGCGCTTGTCAGTGCTCGGCCTAATTGGTCGAGGAGCCTGCCCTATGGCGTGGCTATTGCTGCAGCGGCGCTACTCATCGGCTATCTCAACTGGCAGGGCGTGGACTGGCGCGAGATTATGCAGTTTGCAGCGGCAGGTGTGGGCGAAGCATTCTGA